One Vigna radiata var. radiata cultivar VC1973A unplaced genomic scaffold, Vradiata_ver6 scaffold_327, whole genome shotgun sequence genomic window, TCGGTTGATCAGGGcaaagtcagaaaattgacttcgcGAGGAAAAATGACTTTGCAAATTTGCGAAAGGTcgaaaatcagaaaaatgattttcGCCTTTAGCCGACCGGGAGTAAGTCAGAAAATTGAATTCGCAAGGAGATATAAGGGTGGACGTTTGGACagagtcagaaaaatgactttgCAAATCTGCGAAAGGtagaaaatcagaaaaatgattttcGCCTTTAGCCGATTAGGAataagtcagaaaattgacttcgcGAGGAGATATAAGGGTGGACGTTCGGACAAAGCCAGAAAAATGACTTCGTAAATCTGCGCAAGGtagaaaatcagaaaaatgattttaatcttCCGTCGATCAAAAATTTGACTTCAGAAAAATATCGAAGCATACAATGCAAGAATATAAAcgaaagaaaaattacaatatagACAAGTTCATTGTTCCATGGGGTTCGGGAAATAAAGAGAAAGGGGGGAGGTAGTAAGAGGGAAGTACAACTCAGAAATATGCATAATAAGAACAAAACAACTAAGTCCTAGTAGTGCTGTCAGAAGGGGGAGCGGATGATGCAGTTTTTGGAGCCATCGGGATGTCTTCAGAAACCGGAGGGGCGACCTGGTCGGGGGTGGATTCAGCTTCGGCAGAGACTTGGGAGGAGATATCAACAAGTTGACCATCCACCGAGATCTTCATAATGTTGAAGCCTTCGTGCTATAGAGGGGTTTTGAAGAAATAGTGGCATTGCGCGATCCCTTGCTCGAACCCACGTTGGCGCTCTTCATAGACTTCATCCTCTAAGGAGGACTAGTCGGCGAGCGCCTTATCCCGATCGGCACGGGCATCATCCCTTTTTGTggttatttgatttatttgggTGGAAGATTGTTGTAGGTCGAGAGTCAGAGAATCAACAGACTGCTGGAGGCGTTTCACTTCGTTTTGAGATTCAAGGAGGGTGGCAGCGACTTTGACCCGTTCGTCCTTCGCGAGTTTGTTGCCTTTTTCGAGACGTTCGGTGAGGGTGGAGATTTCTTCTTTCGTTGTCTCCAAGTTTTTGTTGGTAGCTTCCAATTCTGACACCAGGAGCGGTTTAGTGGTACCAGCAGAATAGTTCAGACAGACACTAGCCCGAGCTATTAGTTTGTAGGCCATGTCTAAAGACTCAAAGGGGGTCATCTTTTTGAAAGGTTCCCTTTCTTCCGAGGTAAGGTCAAACTCAAGACGATCGGATACGTGGACATTGGGGTCCAGGGGACCGGAAAGAAGGGGGCCAGGATTCCTTTTCTTCTTGGGAGGAGAAGGGGTCTTCTCATGGGGTTGTTTCCTCTTTCCCTTGGTTTTCGCCGCGCTTGAGATGGCGATCGGTTTTGAGTCATCAGTCAGGTCATGAATTTTCAAAGCAGCATTCCCTGGTTGGGGTGGAGTGGAGCTGGAGGGGGCAATAATGTTGGAGGAAGGGACCGTGGTGTGACCGCTGCGCTTGTTTTTGCGAGCTAGGGCGCGAGCGAAAGTTTGATGCTTTTCCATGCCGCCAATGAAGTTTGCAATGATAACACAAATTTAGCAAGTTAATAATGACcgatcgaaaaaaaaaatataggaaaacTTACCGAACACCCTAGCACGTAGAGTGTCGGTCCCTAGAAGCTCAATGAGTTTGCGAGAAGAGGTCTTTCGGGGTAGCTGATCAATTTGGCGGACCACTTCTAGCTCATCCTCGGTCATCTCAGATTTAGCCCAAGAAATAACTCGTTTGGGATTTTCTGTCCAGTAAAAGGGAAATTTGGGCTGGTTATCTTCCAAGAAAAACTTTGACCGGCCGGGTTCTCGTATGGCTATTTTGACAAAGTTAGATTTGAAGTCTTTGTAGGAGGAGTTGAACGAGGTGAAGAGTTGTTTGTCCTTTACTAGAATTAAAGAATTCCAAGATTTGTTTGGGTGGGGTCGGGCATGGAAGAAATAGAGAAACGAGGCAGGCGTAGGAGTTAAAAGTAGACCGGTGCAAAGGACCGTAAAAGCTTGCATGAAGGCCCAGCCGTTTGGATGAAGTTGGGCGGGGCAAATATTCAACTCTCGTAGCACACCCGCTTGAAACTCGGAGAAAGGGAGTCTTACACCTAAGTCACGAAAGAGAGTGACGTAGGCGTAAAAGAAGTCTAAAACATACCCTTCCCGACCCTTTCATTGGAACGACATACAACTAGGGATATGTCAGCAGCATCTCTCCTTATGTTGGACATAAGATCCACTAACTCTAACAGGCGTACTATAGAGGTAGTTGTAATGAAATAGGAGGGGTAACCACGAACTTCATGAGGGGCCCAATGATAGCCATGaatggggggggggggggggctCCACCTTTTATAGCCGCGAAATGCGGTTTGAGGAATTCATCGCAGCCGTCAACATGTATCAGATCTAATGGTGGGAAAGTTGTGACTATTCGGTGAACAGGCGTGATTGATGGGCGGTGAGATCTTAGCCATTCGTTAGGGTTTAATCGTGGGGTTGAGATGTCATGACGTTTCGATGTCCACTCGACTAAAACTCAGCGTGAAGATTTCCACACGCGAAATTGTAAAACCCCTTCGCAGAAAATGTTgctcggggcttggggggcttgtgtagTGTAAGGGGTCGATTAGACCGACCAGAGAGATCAAAGGGAATAAAGCCCGCATGCAAGATGACCGGTGGGACCGGTCGATCGGACTTAAAGTCAGAATGATGATGGTGCAGAGAAGCATTTAATAGTTTCAATGGAAAAGTAACGGAAGATACGACGGTTTGCGGTAATTAATGGTCAGTTACGAACACGAGGTTTATAAATAGGAAACCATTGGTCAGGTAAagacatttttttatgataatcaTATTCACTCATTTTCCTGGAGACCTATCTAACTTGAGTGTCAGAGTGTTTTCTTTGCAGGACGCCTTCGTTCGTATTCGAGAGAACACAGTGAATGAGTAAGTTGGTCGATCGGGAGAAAGAGTGGGACTAAGGCATCTCGGTTTCGGACCCTATATactgaaacaacaaatattagACTTGTCAACTTAGTCCGTTTGATAAGATTTGACCATAACTCATATCGGTAAGAGCAAAAAAATTCAAAGGACTAAATACCTCCAAAGCTTTATAGGTTAGGTTAGAGCCAAAAAAGCTCAAAGGACTAAATACCTCCAAAGCTTTATAGGATAGGGTCAGCTCATGAACTTCCTTTTTactatatgtaaaaaaaattattgtccaaaaacatatgcaaaaacagagaaaaaaaggtTTAGCTTTTGCAGGAATTTCGGCTTCTTAAACAACACTAAATCTTCAAATAAAGTGCATTCAACTTCCAGAAAAAATATGCATAGCTACAACATTTCAAATCTAGCAAGTACACacaatatttgtaatatttgtaATGATAGATTGTAACTTTGACTTCACAGCTTCGTGATTCTGCTGCTATATTCAAGTATTGTAGAAGAAATTGATTGGAAGGTCTGCCAAGATTCCAAGATGGAGGTTGCTGTTGCTTCTAGCTTTAAAACTTCAAGACTTATATTGCAGTTCAATCAGTCAAATCTTATTGTaacttacaataaaaaaataaatttgactcaggttatatatgattttttattgtgtCTCTGAACCTTGTGGACCACTATTCAAAAAGGTATGTATTCTACTTCAACGTCTattgtaaaacaaaaacaaggacAAAAGTTTAGCAGTCACcttataaaagttaaatcatTGTTCACGAGTATCCTTTCAAATCTTTTCCATTTTacaatttaacttaatatttcCGTGAGAATTGATTaaacaaatgtaaaaatgtcaaaataaattttcaaattgattaaTTCACATATTAAAAGATACAAAGTCATTTGAAATTGTTAGATGTTAAGTTGTNtgtttatgttaattgggcTTAGCCCATTCTGTATTAAGGGCATTAAACCAtatcttacattataaataaactaccctatgtgtatgctaAACACATAAGCGagatttctcctcatctttttcactatttcatatggtatctagagcttagGTATTGTTCCATCCAGTTCCACAATCTCTGGTACCCATCACCGCCGCAGCCGCCGCCGTCACCGCAGTCATCACCGAAGTTCCAAAATCGACCGACGACCATACCATCCGGGTCGTCTCGGCCGGGCAACCACCGTGGTGCAAAGATCGCGGCGAATAGACCACCCAACATCAGAAAGTGATAAAGCCGAGTCCGCCAGGTCAGTTTCTCGATTCCTAAAATGTACaccagaatatatatatatatatatatatatatatatatatatatatatatatatatatatatatatatacacacacacacacacacaNNNNNNNNNNNNNNNNNNNNNNNNNNNNNNNNNNNNNNNNNNNNNNNNNNNNNNNNNNNNNNNNNNNNNNNNNNNNNNNNNNNNNNNNNNNNNNNNNNNNNNNNNNNNNNNNNNNNNNNNNNNNNNNNNNNNNNNNNNNNNNNNNNNNNNNNNNNNNNNNAAGAGTGGTTACATCCCTATCAAATAGCACCAATGCTGTTGAATGTGATGTGTCAATGACTCGAATTTTGATCATCTGATAAATGAATATAgtattttgttaaaaacaaaCAGTTGGAAAGTAAGACTAGCTTGGAATAACTTTGATCACATGCTTATTACACTTCtcgcaaaaagaaaaaacattttagaatCTGGATAAACCCGCTTTGTTACAACAAGCGGTATACACAAAATAGGTCTTGAATATAAGGATCTCATCTTCAAAAACAATCAAAGtcaatatttgaatgcatattACCTCTTTCTTTGTCCTAAATAACTAACTCCATCGAAAAAGGACACTTATGTTTGCTGAAATCTGCCACGAACCATGAACGTATGATCCTAATCATGATATATATTTCTCCCTCTCTCGAGTAACTTTATATGTTGTGGCTTTGCTTTTGGATTTCCCATANAGACATATTAACCCCCAACAATCGTATGNAAAATTCAAGANTAAACAANTGACTGAACATTTGTATAaacatatgtatttatatataaataaatatataaattcaaatataactaaataataaatatgaatacatgaatatataaataataaataatcataaatcataaataatataaacaataaaaaataggtaaaatataatacataagaaataaagaatcaatattatacaattattttgTACACTTTTACACATACACAACATGcagttttcagttttttttttttaattaagaatggacaaaataaatgaactattaattaattggattatgttaaatataaaataaaaatctaaacggtttataataaaaactgagctatactattttataattcaattttaaaaaattgaaactctaaagttatagtttaattaacaatttattaacttaaaattaatttactttatattttttaattgaaagtcTCTAAAGTTATAGTTTAGTTTGATTATTGTTGattaaaccaaattttgttcGGAACTGACTCAGccaaattaagtttattttttttattggagtTGACTTGTCGAATTCAATCGATTTTTGGTAAAAGTTGACTCAATCAAATTTTAGTTGGGATTGACTCAACCGAGTTTCGATCGTGATCTTTCCAAtcgaatttttttatattcaaccGAGACTAACTTAGTCAAATTACACTAAGACTAACTTGATTGAGTTGCTCGTTCTGACCGAATTCTGACCTATATTGACATTTTGTTCGACTAGGCTCGTCTCAATCTTTGATCTAATCCGACTCATCtcaatttttagttttgttgtttATAGAAGAACCTATATTGTGAATGAAGTGGATAAATACtacatatttttaagttttttaattcaaagtattacaatttagttttaaattagtgTAATTTAGTTCAAAAATTGTGTAGTGCAGTTCAAAATTAGtgtaacaaattaaaatatataataattcaattcaatttaattcatNTTAtagtttgatttaatttaatataatttgatagaaaaaatagtaattcaattcaattcgtCTTATTAGGTTTTttcataaacaataaaattaaaagttcttACCTTTTTCTTTAGAGTGATGGTGTCTAAAAATAAGTTCTTACCTTTTCATTGAGTGATGGAGTCTAAGAAGTTGAATATTTAACACAACAGTTTAGGATTCTTCGTAAGACCAAGGAAAACTGAAAATACTAAAATCAAATGCCATTATTGTGGTGAGATTAAACAATGACAAACTGGTGAAAATGTTTAATCTTCTGCGTGCACCGTAATGAACCTAAGCGTGAAGGTGAGAACTTTTGAAACCTGTAcaaaactttttcaagtaggtaggcaaattttttaaaaaattaaaatttaaaaataataatacaataaattaattatgttatagaAAGATTTGATatgaacaaatataattaagagGCTTTGTGCTGCAACGCACATAGACATATGACAGtgcattgagaaaaaaaaaaatcataattggTTTATTAGTAACTAATGCTGTCATAATTAATGACAAAGATGTGTTGCAAGAGGCAAAACTCTCTTCATTGTTGAGAAACGCAAAATTTCTTCATTAATGAGGAAGAGTTGCAATAGTCTTTAGAATGGCAATCAGCTCCTCCTATTTTGGTTCCTGCTATATTTAGTACACGCAAAGCAGATTAGGTTGGCCTGGAAGTACGAGTTAGTTTTCTTGGTCTGTCTTGCATAATGAAAGGTCGACCTGTCAGGTTATGGTCCATCCACGAGTTTCAGATTGATGcgtaatttgtataaaaattttaataattttatttttatttaattaaattaataaaaataatatttttttataaatttattccataaaatatgtaatatttttaattttgtaatttataatttttaggtGCAAGTTtattgaaagtaaaaataactttcaaGTAGActaaaaacaaaggaaaaacataaagtgttataataataatactaaattttataaatttaagtaataCAGACTAAATACATGTCAATCCGTCGTTAACTaactcaaattataaattatgcaaaataaacctaaaaaaactaaaatatttgacCCATTGTATACTTTTGTCAAGCGGACCAGTTCACATGACCTATCCTGTTGAaaggtttattttattcttaggTAAAGGAAATAATAAGAATCAACTGTAACACTACTGCAGCACAAAGGGCGTCAATTTCTTTCTGTTTTAAAGCTATATTAGTTTACAGccaattacaaaattatcaatttcaattttacagcAAATAAAACTGCCGTCTTAGCTCAGTGGTAGAGCGCGTGGCTTTTAACCACGTGGTCGTGGGTTCGATCCCCACAGACGGCGTTTGTTTTGTTCTAagcaattttaaagaaaaatacagtGATTTCAATTTCGCCAGTGGAGAACAAAGGACCACGGAATTGGTTTCCCTTGAGttttattacatattaattaagCAAGAAAATAAGCAATGATCTGTAAAGTTGTTCATTTGAAGGATTAAagataaagtattattattacttgacaAATGCATTGTGGAATAATGCCTTTGAAGAGCTAACTTGTTTTTGAGAATAATCTAATTTGAACTTAACATATAGACTTCAAGGAATATGTTGTGATAATGCTTGAGTTATGTGAACTGCTATATAGATCTAACTCAGTTTGGTGCTGCAATGGGAAACTTGCTTGCttgaaaggaaaacaaaatataccATTTTTGTGGGAAATGCAAAgggaaaaatgataaaaaaataatttgattatttgaatCCAGCATTATATTGCGGCTGTcacttcttattatattttcttgacttAATATCTCTTTTGGTCCTTAATTAGGAGAGAAAAATTCAAGTTCgtcctacttttttttaaaagttcaatgTGGTCCCAACTTgtgaaaaaattatacaattaaatctTTTTTGGTCACGgcattaaatatttaacgatTCAGTTGACAGCGTGGACTAATTTGTGCAACGTGGCTGTTGAGAGTTCATAACGTGACAGATATTAAAAATTTTTGAGTTAGGGTTTGGGTTGCAGAAATCGCAATTTAAGGTAAGCATTTTGGAGGAACTATCTAGCAACTAAAAACACCCTTGGGAAGAACACTCTTGGATAGAAAAGATTGCTTTCAATTTGTTGCATTTCTCAACTTCAATCTTCCTCAATTTGGGAAAACAAACTTCTCAGGAAGAAGGAGAAAGGAATCTATattgtctttcttcttttgaatcTGAAGAAACTATGCCCTCCCACTCATCGTAGTTCTTTACAACTATTTGTTCCAACTCCGGAAGGCTTGTAACAATGTTTCTAAGGAAAATTGTTTTAAGCCTTTTGCaactttcaatttcaattttctgcAGTTTGGTGAAACAAATTTGTTTGGAAGGAGCAGATTATTTTGCTTGCTTTAAATCTAAGGACATTATTTTCACCCATTCTTCGCAACCCCTTACAGTCAACTCAAGCAACTCTGAAAGGGTTGAGACAATTTCCATGATGAAGATTGTTTTCAACGAGTCGCATCTTTCAATCTGGACGCTACCAAGTTTGGGGAATCAGTCTTCTTGATTGTAAAGAGGATGCAGGTTTCTAAATTGTCTTGCTAGATCTGAATCTAGAGAAATTATTTCCTCCCATGTGTTGTAGTCCTTTACAATTAGTTGTTGCAACGTTGGTAGACTTGTAATGGTGGTAGCAGAGAAGAATGTTTTCCATTTTCGAAAACGAAGAACACCTTTGGAAAGCCATTCCTATTTCTCGCCAAACACTTCCCAAACCTCAAAGACCAATTGGGAGGAAACCAAACCCTAACCCCTCTTATTTTTTAACATCTGCCAcgttaagtttaattataatgacATCTTTACCCTTAGGCAGCCACGTTATTAACCCTCAACAACCACGTTGCACAGATCAGTCTACGCTATCAGCTggatcattaaatatttaacgcCGTGACAAAAAGGATTTAATTGTACAGTTTTTTCACAAGTTGAGACCACATTAAGGTATTAAGCCTATTTTCTTTCATAATATGGACTATAATTAGTGATTCTGAATAAATTCGACTCAATCGTAACGATTATGTTTACTTCGTGATTAGATATTAACAAACCAAATGAAAGAATACACATCGTTGTAAGGCAAAAAACTTGACGATGTACAAAAATATTCAAGCCATcagtatttatttttgttatgtacTTCTATTTACTATACTTTTTCTCAGTCATGAATgccaataaaattgaatattgaaTAGCAAATACATTTTAACAATTAGACTAGTATTCAGAAAGTTACATGTCATCAGTTCAACCATTAAGAATATGGCATGGACTAACCAAAATCCTATCAGAACTTTGAATTGAAGAAACTGTCAGGCCTGTCTGTTAATGAGACATTAgtcactttcttttcttattcatGCTGCAATTCTGGGAGTTTATTTCCCAAAGGTGACAAGGGTGTTCTTGCTGAGTCTATATCTTCAAAATCAATCTTTCTTCTCATTGGGCTACTTGTCTTCCGACTAGAATTTCTCTTGTTTGACtgcaaaaaccaaaataatcaaattaataaagaaGCATCCATTTATTAAGTACTTTTCATATCTTTAAGACAAAAAAGTGCTTCTCATattatatgcaaagaaaaaaataagtttttggaGCTACATGTTTTTGTCTTTATAATGATGAATGAATTAGTGACCATTTCTATAGTCATCAACAGATAATctattaacaattatatttgACATATTTCTCAAGACTAAGAGATGAAAAATTCCTCAATTTGGCAAAAAGTACAGAGATTTAAAAGGATactttttataagtttttcacTTGTTATCTTATCATAAATGACACtatgtattttatataatagttaatataaatcataatataaatcTTATCATAAATGACACTATGTTATCTTATTATCAACAGATTAACTTCtataatatttactttaaaattcgTATAGttgatgaatataaatttttacaacGACCGAGCTAATCAttaaacataaactaatttacGTTTGTTTCCATCATAGAAAGAAcattaacttcttttttatgaaaaacttgaaaaatacctttttcattcttttgattCAGGTTGtagatttgaaaaattgaatcttTTGCAGGAAATGTTTTTAGAATCATTATTTTGCTAAAAATAGTTATCTTTTTATGAGGAAACGGTAACAAATAGAGCAATTATAAGCAAAGAAAGACTGTTCTCTATCACCTTCACAGATGCGCTGCCGGTATGGCTATGGCCATGTTTCCTATCAGAACCGCTATGGCTCCTTTCCATGCACCGCTTGGCCAATCTTTTATTCTCGTTACGCAACACGCTATTTTCCTCAAACAATAATTTAACCTATAGTATACCAAGTCAACTTAGTTATTTCTTATGTTCATTAACAATCCGAAAATCGGAAAGGTACACGAAAGAAATTATAACCTCATCTTCAGCTCTGTGAAGGTTAACCCTTagattttctttatcattttctaGAGATTTGACTTCAGCAACAAGACCCAAAACTCTCTGTGTTGATGGCTTCAAACTAGCAAATCCATAATAAAAAGTATGAATTGATAACATGGAACCATACTAATACTATGGTTTAACCCACATATGTGTTAATTAGCTGGCACATGAAATAACAGCTAAAGAAGGCTCACCAATTCCAGGTTGTCAGCAACTTCTTACACTgatcattttcactatttgaatTCAAGAATGCAAATGTTGATGACTCATCCGCAGTAGTAACTGTTGCCAAAAGCGAGTCAAGTAATTTTTCTTCATCGAGTGTTCTGGAAGAAGAATCAACCTTCaatagaaagtaaaaatatcattcattaaaagaaaCTATAAACAAGTGAGCGTGCCTATCTGCCAGTAACTAGTCCAAGTTCAGTAATATGGTTTTTAACTTAGCAATCAGCAACACCATTGTACAATATACTGAATGAGTGTTCCAGATTATTTAAACAGGGTATATTGCGGCCACAAGCAATggaaaattatttcaatttccaTGATATCAAATTTCTGCCCTCTTTCCTTTAGCTTAATAGAAACACCACCAAATTCAAACATCAATCTAGTTCAGCACATGTACCTAGACGGTAAATAAACTGACAATTGCAAAACAAGTTTCAATCCCCTTCCcatcatatattcattcaataaTTCTCTCAAACAGTTCGCATTGGCTTTTGCataagaaaccaaacaaaatctACAGATGAAACCAGGGATGATttcaactaaaaatttaaacacacacacacacctgcaacatacaaaaattattaggTGGTGCGAGCCCACCAAGTATGGTCTTAGTAACTTGGTTCACAACAACCCACACACTCTTTAATCAACTAAGCTAGACTCAGGAACCGTGTGATTACAAAACATCTAATAATCTCTCCACACACTCGGACAACCTTTTCTGCACTGAATTCATCTACGCTTAATGTAAACATCACAGTGTACATAGAAACCATTCCACACGTTACCAATTTGGAAAAGTCTCAGTTACTTTTGTAAAGCATGTAAATCAGACGTTAGGAATAATCGTAGATgagaaataaaacaataaagacaaaagaaaaactataccGACTCGTTTTGGTGTTTGTATTCGTTCAATTGACGCTCCAACAGACACAAATCTCGTTCCAATTCGCAAGCCCGAGCATGAACCACTTGCGCGCGTTCATCAGCCTCGTTCCCAAACTCCATCAACGCTTCCCTGTCGTGGTCGTAGAGGGCGCACTCCCGTTCCAATTTCACGCACTGCTCCACCAGTCTCTCACACTCCGCCGCCAACTTCTGATTCTCCTCAACGAATCTCTTCATCGCTTGGGCGTTCATGGTCGCCTCATTCtgctcaaaacaaaacaatccataaataaaaaaataaaaattaatcaactaaTTACAAACAATTATCGTGGaagcaaaacagaaaaaattacaaactctAGCGAGTTCGATGAGATCGTCTTTCTCCTTGAGTTTGGTGAGGAGGAAGAGGCTTTGCTGGCGGAGTTGGCGCCGCAACTCTTCAGAGGCTTGAAGCTTTGTGAGGAGGGTTTGATCCGATACGGGAAGGCCCACAATGTGGTCGATGGATTGCTTGATGTAACAATCGATTTCTGGAGGAAGATCCATTGTTGTTGCTCAAAGTCAAAGGTAAGGTTGCGATTAAGGAAGAAAGCGATGCCACCAAAACCCCAATATTTGAGAATGGTGTATTGGGAATTCGAAAGggtttaattgaaattttggtAGCCGTTGGGAGATTCAAATTGAACTTTTGTAGCCGTTACGAGGTAATGTAAGATGTAATGTTTCCTCTCTTTACCTTTACCAATTGATTGTACACACATCTCCTCCAATACgcattatgttatttttaaatttataataaattaatatttttaatatatatatatatatatatatatatattattacattttagatttatgaaaaatacaaactttGCAATAGGATatgaaagttttctttttatattccttttgttt contains:
- the LOC106754651 gene encoding uncharacterized protein LOC106754651 isoform X2 encodes the protein MNAQAMKRFVEENQKLAAECERLVEQCVKLERECALYDHDREALMEFGNEADERAQVVHARACELERDLCLLERQLNEYKHQNESVDSSSRTLDEEKLLDSLLATVTTADESSTFAFLNSNSENDQCKKLLTTWNCLKPSTQRVLGLVAEVKSLENDKENLRVNLHRAEDEVKLLFEENSVLRNENKRLAKRCMERSHSGSDRKHGHSHTGSASVKSNKRNSSRKTSSPMRRKIDFEDIDSARTPLSPLGNKLPELQHE
- the LOC106754651 gene encoding uncharacterized protein LOC106754651 isoform X1, whose amino-acid sequence is MDLPPEIDCYIKQSIDHIVGLPVSDQTLLTKLQASEELRRQLRQQSLFLLTKLKEKDDLIELARNEATMNAQAMKRFVEENQKLAAECERLVEQCVKLERECALYDHDREALMEFGNEADERAQVVHARACELERDLCLLERQLNEYKHQNESVDSSSRTLDEEKLLDSLLATVTTADESSTFAFLNSNSENDQCKKLLTTWNCLKPSTQRVLGLVAEVKSLENDKENLRVNLHRAEDEVKLLFEENSVLRNENKRLAKRCMERSHSGSDRKHGHSHTGSASVKSNKRNSSRKTSSPMRRKIDFEDIDSARTPLSPLGNKLPELQHE